A window from Apostichopus japonicus isolate 1M-3 chromosome 2, ASM3797524v1, whole genome shotgun sequence encodes these proteins:
- the LOC139984161 gene encoding uncharacterized protein has protein sequence MAHQSEIPLNRIFLWASPRSISTAFEKCVTQMEGAMVWHEPYCSIYFNRVFQNPETFVKFPRMKALGSQFQKAVKMFDSVKGQYEGGNLERAENFTYEYIKEQLEKPLDEGKKFLLIKDMALGIDGNYDLLPKGPFRHTFLIRHPNRTSLSVRKLVAHVYEYEGDLDKFVEMQKGHPFMSWDMLSVDPLYNLYKYVKENIDPNPVVIDADDLQNHPDKILKKYCEAVGIPWDDKYLTWNASDEFLKYMHGAVEQIILGKIQGVYDRAFGSTQFYRSDGKPPIEIPEVCRMYADEFREGYKVMYENRLKPE, from the exons ATGGCGCACCAAAGTGAGATACCGTTGAACCGTATTTTTCTGTGGGCTTCCCCAAGGAGTATATCAACCGCTTTCGAAAAATGTGTAACACAAATGGAGGGTGCTATGGTCTGGCACGAGCCATATTGCTCAATTTACTTTAATCGTGTATTCCAAAATCCGGAGACTTTCGTCAAATTTCCCAGGATGAAGGCTTTAGGGAGTCAGTTTCAGAAAGCTGTGAAAATGTTTGATTCCGTGAAAGGCCAATACGAAGGTGGGAATTTGGAGAGAGCAGAAAACTTTAC TTACGAGTATATAAAAGAACAGTTGGAGAAACCCTTGGATGAAGGCAAGAAATTTCTACTGATCAAAGATATGGCACTTGGCATTGATGGAAATTACGATTTACTGCCAAAG GGGCCGTTCAGACATACCTTTCTTATTCGTCATCCAAACCGTACATCACTTTCGGTGAGAAAACTTGTAGCTCATGTTTACGAATACGAAGGGGATTTGGATAAATTTGTCGAAATGCAAAAAGGACATCCGTTCATGTCGTGGGATATGCTCTCCGTGGATCCACTCTACAACCTGTACAAGTATGTCAAGGAAAACATCGACCCGAATCCAGTGGTGATAGATGCAGACGATCTTCAAAACCACCCGGAtaaaatcctcaaaaaataCTGCGAGGCGGTTGGCATCCCATGGGACGACAAGTACCTTACGTGGAACGCCAGCGATGAGTTTTTAAAATACATGCACGGTGCCGTTGAACAGATAATCTTGGGCAAGATTCAAGGCGTTTACGATAGGGCCTTTGGATCGACCCAATTTTATCGTTCAGATGGAAAACCGCCGATTGAAATTCCTGAAGTATGTAGAATGTATGCGGATGAGTTTCGAGAGGGTTACAAGGTCATGTATGAAAACAGACTAAAGCCAGAATAA
- the LOC139984263 gene encoding uncharacterized protein isoform X2 — translation MVWHEPYCSIYFNRVFQNPETFVKFPRMKALGSQFQKAVILFDSVKDQYEGGNLERAENFTYQYIKEQLEKPLDEGEKFLLIKDMAFGIDGNYGLLPKGPFRHTFLIRHPNRTALSVRKLLAKLFDYEGDLDKFVEMQKGHPFMSWDMLSVDPLFILYKYVKINIDPNPVVIDADDLQNHPDKILKKYCETVGIQWDDKYLTWNAIDEFLKYMHGAVEQIIWGKNQGSYERAFESTQFFPSDGKPPIEIPEVCRMYADEFREGYKVMYENKLKPE, via the exons ATGGTCTGGCACGAGCCATATTGCTCAATTTACTTTAATCGTGTATTCCAAAATCCGGAGACTTTCGTCAAATTTCCCAGGATGAAGGCTTTAGGTAGTCAGTTTCAGAAAGCTGTGATACTGTTCGATTCTGTGAAAGACCAATACGAAGGTGGGAATTTGGAGAGAGCAGAAAACTTTAC TTACCAGTATATAAAAGAACAGTTGGAGAAACCCTTGGATGAAGGCGAGAAATTTCTACTGATCAAAGATATGGCATTTGGCATTGATGGGAATTACGGTTTACTGCCAAAG GGGCCGTTCAGACATACCTTTCTTATTCGTCATCCAAACCGTACAGCACTTTCGGTGAGAAAACTTTTAGCTAAACTTTTCGACTACGAAGGGGATTTGGATAAATTTGTCGAAATGCAAAAAGGACATCCGTTCATGTCGTGGGATATGCTCTCCGTGGATCCACTTTTCATCTTGTACAAGTATGTCAAGATAAACATCGACCCAAATCCAGTGGTGATAGACGCAGACGATCTTCAAAACCATCCGGAtaaaatcctcaaaaaataCTGCGAAACGGTTGGCATCCAATGGGACGACAAGTACCTTACGTGGAACGCCATCGATGAGTTTTTAAAATACATGCACGGTGCCGTTGAACAGATCATTTGGGGCAAGAATCAAGGTAGCTACGAAAGGGCCTTTGAATCGACCCAATTTTTCCCTTCAGATGGAAAACCGCCGATTGAAATTCCTGAAGTATGTAGAATGTATGCGGATGAGTTTCGAGAGGGTTACAAGGTCATGTATGAAAACAAACTAAAGCCAGAATAA